One genomic window of Quercus robur chromosome 6, dhQueRobu3.1, whole genome shotgun sequence includes the following:
- the LOC126689322 gene encoding phylloplanin-like: MALKLVLFVTVMVGALALPIAKGTSVLVEVQPSFVPCSLGANVTATPPFPNAQVQLRCGAGNVVASTTTNASGVFSFSLDSTRLSLFPTVPLNLCNLVVTTPLSTCNSTLPPMGVLESRIQFIRSSVLGLRIVLTFGPVGFRYSSST, translated from the exons ATGGCCTTGAAATTAGTTCTCTTTGTTACCGTAATGGTTGGTGCATTGGCACTTCCAATAGCTAAAGGCACTAGTGTTTTGGTTGAGGTCCAGCCGTCTTTTGTGCCTTGCAGTTTAGGTGCGAATGTTACTGCCACCCCACCTTTCCCAA ATGCTCAAGTACAACTGCGGTGTGGAGCTGGAAATGTGGTTGCTAGTACAACAACCAATGCTAGTGGagtattttcattttccttggATTCTACACGACTTTCTCTCTTTCCAACAGTACCCTTGAATCTTTGCAATCTAGTGGTTACAACACCCCTCTCCACCTGCAACTCCACGCTTCCTCCAATGGGAGTCTTGGAATCGCGCATACAGTTCATTAGAAGCAGTGTTTTAGGGCTCCGTATTGTTCTCACCTTTGGGCCAGTTGGGTTCCGTTACAGTTCCTCAACTTGA
- the LOC126689320 gene encoding phylloplanin-like, which yields MALKLVLFVTVMVAALALPIAKGTSVVIEVQPSFVPCSLGANVTATPPFPNAQVQLRCGAGNVVASTTTNASGVFSFSLDSTRLSLFPTVPLNLCNLVVTTPLSTCNSTLPPVGVLESRIQFIRSSVLGLRIVLTFGPVGFRYSSST from the exons ATGGCCTTGAAATTAGTTCTCTTTGTTACCGTAATGGTTGCTGCATTGGCACTTCCAATAGCTAAAGGCACTAGTGTTGTGATTGAGGTCCAGCCGTCTTTTGTGCCTTGCAGTTTAGGTGCGAATGTTACTGCCACCCCACCTTTCCCAA ATGCTCAAGTACAACTGCGGTGTGGAGCTGGAAATGTGGTTGCTAGTACAACAACCAATGCCAGTGGagtattttcattttccttggATTCTACACGACTTTCTCTCTTTCCAACAGTACCCTTGAATCTTTGCAATCTAGTGGTTACAACACCCCTCTCCACCTGCAACTCCACGCTTCCTCCTGTGGGAGTCTTGGAATCGCGCATACAGTTCATTAGAAGCAGTGTTTTAGGGCTCCGTATTGTTCTCACCTTTGGGCCAGTTGGGTTCCGTTACAGTTCCTCAACTTGA